A genomic region of Serratia fonticola contains the following coding sequences:
- a CDS encoding autoinducer 2 ABC transporter substrate-binding protein produces MKFNLALLNACVVSACMFAATPSFSAEKHEIAVVAKVTGIPWFNRMEVGVNEAAKQLDVNAYQTGPSTPDPAAQVKVIEDLIAKNVNAIIVVPNDAKVLEPVLKKARDKGIVVLTHESPDQQIGQWDIETIDSEKYAQANVDELAKDMGGKGGYAIYVGSLTVPLHNAWADYAIKYQKEKYPEMFEVTSRLPVAESIDKSYATTLDLMKTYPQMKGIIGFGSLGPIGAGQAVAQKRAKDKVAVVGIAMPAQAAPYLMRGDIKKALLWDPKDAGYALVTVADQLLQGKEVTKDLSIDGLGKADVDMDKKVIRFNKILEVTKDNAKSLGF; encoded by the coding sequence ATGAAATTTAACCTCGCATTATTGAATGCATGTGTGGTTTCTGCGTGCATGTTTGCAGCAACACCTTCTTTTTCCGCCGAAAAACATGAAATCGCCGTGGTTGCTAAAGTAACGGGAATTCCATGGTTTAACCGAATGGAAGTCGGTGTGAATGAAGCCGCCAAGCAACTAGACGTCAATGCTTACCAGACTGGCCCTTCTACCCCCGATCCTGCCGCTCAGGTAAAAGTCATCGAAGACCTGATCGCAAAAAATGTGAACGCTATCATCGTAGTGCCTAACGATGCCAAAGTACTGGAGCCGGTGCTGAAGAAAGCTCGCGACAAAGGCATCGTCGTGCTGACCCATGAATCCCCGGACCAACAGATTGGCCAGTGGGATATCGAAACTATCGATAGCGAGAAGTATGCCCAGGCCAACGTGGATGAGCTGGCAAAAGACATGGGCGGTAAAGGCGGCTATGCCATTTATGTCGGCTCGCTGACCGTACCGTTGCATAACGCCTGGGCGGATTACGCCATCAAATATCAGAAAGAAAAGTACCCGGAGATGTTTGAAGTCACCTCTCGCCTGCCGGTCGCGGAAAGCATCGATAAATCTTACGCCACCACGTTGGATCTGATGAAAACCTATCCGCAGATGAAAGGCATTATCGGCTTTGGATCACTGGGCCCGATTGGTGCAGGGCAAGCCGTTGCCCAGAAACGGGCTAAAGACAAGGTGGCGGTGGTAGGGATTGCTATGCCTGCACAGGCCGCACCTTACCTGATGCGTGGTGATATCAAAAAAGCCCTGCTGTGGGATCCGAAAGATGCGGGTTATGCGTTGGTTACCGTTGCCGATCAGTTGCTACAAGGCAAGGAAGTCACCAAAGATTTGTCCATTGATGGCCTGGGTAAAGCCGACGTTGATATGGACAAGAAAGTGATTCGGTTTAACAAGATCCTTGAAGTGACCAAGGACAATGCCAAATCATTAGGTTTCTAA
- a CDS encoding fimbrial protein — MFNKALIAAAIMFSGAAMAAENTGVAGGTITFNGSVSDTTCDVTTNNGSDFTVNLSPVTLTDLGTTTGVVTNSEKDFTMSLKNCSAADEGTKTLKITFSSSNLSDDGKYLKNYSDNGAEGVGIALTSNGSTAVPFDSAFDTGLTSDDVAGKDGITLTMYANYYNYGGSAVTTGKVVTDATYSFSYD; from the coding sequence ATGTTCAACAAAGCACTAATCGCTGCGGCTATTATGTTTTCAGGCGCGGCAATGGCTGCCGAAAACACCGGTGTTGCAGGTGGTACAATTACTTTCAACGGTTCGGTATCTGATACCACCTGTGATGTCACTACCAATAATGGTTCTGATTTCACGGTAAACCTGTCGCCTGTTACCCTGACCGATCTGGGTACCACTACCGGCGTTGTTACCAACAGCGAAAAAGACTTCACCATGAGCCTGAAAAATTGCTCTGCGGCAGATGAAGGCACCAAAACGCTGAAAATTACCTTCTCCAGCAGCAACCTTTCTGATGACGGTAAATATCTCAAAAACTACAGCGATAATGGCGCAGAGGGTGTCGGTATTGCTCTGACCTCTAATGGCTCTACTGCTGTACCTTTCGATTCAGCATTCGATACCGGTCTGACATCTGATGACGTTGCTGGTAAAGATGGCATTACCCTGACCATGTATGCCAACTACTACAACTACGGTGGTTCCGCAGTGACAACGGGTAAAGTTGTTACCGACGCTACCTATTCCTTTAGCTACGATTAA
- a CDS encoding NAD(P)/FAD-dependent oxidoreductase, with translation MEQFDVVVIGAGAAGMFCAAQAGQLGCRVLLLDNGKKPGRKILMSGGGRCNFTNMYTEPAAYLSSNPHFCKSALARYTQWDFIDLINRYGIAYHEKTLGQLFCDDSAQQVVDLLVKECELGLVTTRLRSEVMSVEKTAAGFELTLNGGKVSARSLVVASGGLSMPGLGASPFGYKLAEQFSLKVLPTRAALVPFTLHKPLLEQSQTLSGVSVPAVVTAEDGTQFRESILFTHRGLSGPAILQISSYWQPGEFVSINLLPALDLAGFLNEQRQAHPNQSLKNTLALHLPKRLVEFLQGLGQLPEVTLKQLMPGQQTALVESLQDWRVQPNGTEGYRTAEVTLGGVDTKELSSKTMEANKVPGLYFIGEVVDVTGWLGGYNFQWAWSSAWACAQALAADLKQ, from the coding sequence GTGGAACAGTTTGATGTTGTCGTCATCGGTGCGGGTGCCGCAGGGATGTTTTGTGCTGCGCAGGCTGGGCAACTCGGCTGCCGGGTACTCCTGCTCGACAACGGCAAAAAGCCAGGCCGCAAGATCCTGATGTCGGGGGGCGGCCGTTGTAATTTTACCAACATGTATACCGAACCGGCGGCCTATCTTTCCAGCAACCCGCATTTCTGCAAATCAGCATTGGCGCGTTACACCCAGTGGGACTTTATCGACCTGATCAACCGCTATGGCATTGCCTACCACGAAAAAACGCTGGGGCAACTGTTCTGCGATGACTCTGCGCAACAGGTTGTCGATCTGCTGGTGAAAGAGTGTGAACTGGGCCTGGTGACGACCCGCTTGCGTAGTGAAGTGATGAGTGTGGAAAAAACAGCCGCTGGCTTTGAGTTAACGCTGAATGGTGGGAAAGTGAGCGCTCGCTCACTGGTAGTGGCCAGCGGTGGCCTATCAATGCCGGGTCTGGGAGCTTCTCCGTTCGGTTATAAGTTGGCGGAACAATTCAGCCTGAAAGTGTTACCGACTCGCGCCGCTTTAGTGCCCTTTACCCTACATAAACCGTTGTTGGAGCAATCTCAGACGCTTTCCGGTGTCTCTGTTCCCGCCGTGGTCACTGCTGAGGATGGCACCCAATTCCGGGAAAGCATCCTGTTTACCCATCGCGGTCTTTCTGGCCCTGCGATCCTGCAAATTTCCAGCTATTGGCAACCAGGAGAGTTTGTAAGCATTAACTTACTTCCTGCGCTTGACCTGGCGGGATTCCTGAATGAGCAGCGGCAGGCACATCCGAACCAAAGCCTGAAAAATACCTTGGCTCTTCACCTGCCTAAACGCTTGGTGGAGTTCTTGCAAGGGTTGGGGCAACTGCCAGAAGTCACGTTGAAACAGCTCATGCCTGGGCAGCAGACAGCATTGGTTGAGAGCCTGCAAGATTGGCGCGTGCAACCCAATGGCACCGAAGGCTACCGCACTGCTGAAGTGACATTGGGTGGTGTGGATACCAAAGAGCTTTCCTCTAAAACCATGGAAGCGAACAAGGTGCCGGGCCTTTACTTTATTGGCGAAGTGGTGGATGTGACCGGGTGGCTGGGGGGCTATAACTTCCAGTGGGCCTGGAGTTCGGCTTGGGCCTGTGCTCAGGCATTGGCAGCCGATCTGAAACAGTAA
- a CDS encoding ABC transporter permease, producing MDKSFLARLAGRHEFYLGLLVLLLAIGLSISTDEFLTLGNLTDMATSYAILGILACGLFVVLIAGGIDISFPAITAIAQYVMASWVIQHGGSFPLAFAMAIGCGLLLGLVNGFLVYWLKVPAIIITIATLNLFYGLLVYATKGTWLYGFPDWFMDGINWFSFQGSDGYDYGLTLPLLCLLAVIIVTGVLMNFTRLGRQIFAMGGNRDAASRLGLNLLRLHFYVYGYMGILAGIAAVVQAQITQSVAPNSLLGFELTVLAAVVLGGTSMTGGRGSLTGTLLGVVLLAFLQNGLTLLSVSSYWHQVFSGAIILISISTTAWNEKRKLAKEL from the coding sequence ATGGATAAGTCGTTTCTCGCCCGCCTGGCCGGGCGGCATGAGTTTTATCTTGGCCTGTTGGTGTTGCTATTGGCCATTGGGCTGAGTATCAGCACCGATGAATTTTTAACGCTGGGTAACCTGACCGATATGGCCACCAGCTATGCCATTCTCGGCATTCTTGCCTGCGGTCTGTTCGTGGTGTTGATTGCCGGTGGCATCGATATTTCATTCCCGGCCATTACCGCCATTGCCCAGTATGTGATGGCCAGCTGGGTCATCCAGCACGGCGGCAGCTTCCCGCTGGCGTTTGCCATGGCGATAGGCTGTGGGCTATTGCTCGGGCTGGTGAACGGTTTCCTGGTCTATTGGCTGAAAGTACCGGCCATTATCATCACCATCGCCACGCTGAACCTGTTCTACGGCCTGTTGGTTTATGCGACCAAAGGCACCTGGCTGTATGGCTTCCCCGACTGGTTTATGGACGGTATTAACTGGTTCTCGTTCCAAGGAAGTGATGGCTATGACTACGGCCTGACGTTGCCACTGCTGTGTTTGCTGGCGGTAATTATTGTTACCGGCGTGCTGATGAACTTCACCCGCCTTGGCCGTCAGATCTTCGCCATGGGCGGCAACCGTGATGCAGCTTCTCGCCTGGGGCTGAACCTGCTGCGCCTGCATTTTTATGTGTATGGCTATATGGGGATCCTGGCGGGCATTGCCGCCGTGGTACAAGCACAAATCACCCAGTCCGTGGCCCCCAACTCGCTGCTCGGTTTTGAATTGACGGTACTGGCCGCCGTGGTGCTTGGCGGTACCAGTATGACCGGTGGGCGCGGTTCATTGACCGGGACCTTGTTGGGCGTCGTGCTCCTGGCCTTTCTGCAGAACGGACTGACGTTACTCAGCGTATCGTCATATTGGCACCAGGTTTTCAGCGGCGCGATCATTCTGATCAGTATCAGCACCACCGCCTGGAACGAAAAACGCAAGCTGGCCAAGGAGCTCTAA
- the uspB gene encoding universal stress protein UspB has translation MISTVALFWALCVVCVVNMARYFSSLRALLFVLRGCDPLLYQYVDGGGFFTSHGQPSKQIRLVRYIFAQRYMEHHDPEFIRRCQRVRSQFVLTSALCGLVVISLIAMAIWY, from the coding sequence ATGATTAGTACCGTCGCGCTGTTTTGGGCTTTGTGTGTGGTATGTGTGGTTAACATGGCTCGGTATTTCTCTTCTCTGCGTGCGCTGCTATTTGTTTTACGCGGCTGCGACCCGTTACTTTACCAATACGTCGATGGCGGAGGGTTCTTTACTTCGCATGGCCAGCCGAGCAAGCAGATACGGTTGGTGCGGTATATCTTTGCGCAACGTTATATGGAGCACCACGATCCGGAGTTTATCCGTCGCTGTCAGCGTGTAAGGAGTCAGTTTGTACTGACTTCAGCGCTGTGTGGGTTGGTCGTTATCAGCCTGATAGCGATGGCAATTTGGTATTAG
- a CDS encoding molecular chaperone: MKNIMLFLAVVFFTQNTLASVVVNQTRVIYPSNAKFVSVQLVNDSDKTHLVQSWIDDGDASAAPEKVKVPFSLMPPVVKMDGHSGQTLKIAAMNTQALAKDRESVFWLNVIDVPPVPEGSNDSYLQVAIRNRIKLFYRPEALGDLDNKIAQKVSVSSSGGHTCLKNDSPYYMTIPQVVTWQGGELKQARKDNLLTETAFIAPFGCALVPDKIRTGAQYRITWLDDYGAKRFTTIR; this comes from the coding sequence ATGAAAAATATCATGTTATTTCTCGCCGTCGTATTCTTTACGCAGAATACGCTTGCGAGTGTCGTTGTTAATCAGACCCGCGTTATTTATCCATCCAACGCGAAATTTGTTTCCGTACAACTTGTCAATGACAGTGATAAAACGCATCTGGTGCAATCCTGGATTGACGATGGTGACGCTTCAGCCGCGCCGGAGAAAGTAAAAGTCCCGTTTTCCCTGATGCCTCCCGTGGTAAAAATGGACGGGCACAGTGGGCAAACGCTAAAAATTGCCGCTATGAATACGCAGGCACTCGCTAAAGACAGGGAAAGCGTATTCTGGCTTAACGTGATTGACGTACCGCCAGTACCGGAAGGGAGTAACGATAGCTATCTTCAGGTAGCCATCCGCAATCGCATCAAGCTGTTTTATCGCCCGGAAGCGTTGGGAGATCTTGATAATAAGATCGCACAGAAGGTATCGGTTTCCTCTTCTGGTGGTCATACCTGCCTGAAAAATGACTCGCCTTATTACATGACCATACCTCAGGTCGTCACGTGGCAAGGTGGAGAGCTTAAACAAGCCAGAAAAGACAATTTGCTGACTGAAACCGCGTTTATTGCGCCGTTTGGCTGTGCCCTTGTTCCCGACAAAATCCGTACTGGTGCTCAGTATCGCATCACTTGGCTTGATGATTATGGTGCGAAAAGATTCACCACCATTCGCTGA
- a CDS encoding sugar ABC transporter ATP-binding protein: MTASIPFITLENISKRFPGVLALDQINLTLNKGEVHCLAGQNGCGKSTIIKIISGVYQPEKGANISLEGKLFHSLTPQLSGYYGIQVIYQDLSLFPNLTVAENIAMHRYLPGGHFWVRKKVMREVALAAMARVGVSLNPDKKVEKLSIADRQLVAICRAIAAQARLVIMDEPTASLTRQEVDGLLRVVNELKAADICVVFVSHRLDEVMEVADRISVMRDGKLIGTYPASELDSHELAFLMTGQRFHYSPLPARASQQNRPRLEVCNLSRRGKFHNINLALHGGEIVSIVGLLGAGRTELCLSLFGMTRPDSGEIKIDGQPVQLHNNREAIKHGIGYVSEDRLTQGLIMDQSIYDNTIVTVFDQLHTPLGLLDHQKAQDRVKKLIRDLNIKVSDSALPVKTLSGGNAQRIAIAKWVATQPKILILDSPTVGVDIANKEGIYQIAKDLAELGMAVLMICDEIPEAYYNSHRVIVMRKGELIAEFSPHHNTEQQIAEVVNG, from the coding sequence ATGACTGCATCTATCCCATTTATCACTCTGGAAAATATCAGTAAACGATTTCCAGGCGTGCTGGCACTGGACCAAATAAACCTGACGCTAAATAAAGGCGAGGTACATTGCCTGGCTGGGCAAAATGGCTGCGGCAAAAGCACCATTATTAAAATTATCTCGGGCGTTTATCAGCCAGAGAAAGGCGCCAATATTTCTCTGGAAGGTAAATTATTCCATTCACTGACGCCACAGCTCTCTGGTTATTACGGCATTCAGGTTATTTATCAGGATCTGTCATTATTCCCTAATCTGACGGTAGCAGAGAATATCGCTATGCACCGCTATCTGCCTGGCGGACATTTCTGGGTACGCAAAAAAGTGATGCGTGAGGTCGCATTGGCGGCCATGGCCCGCGTGGGTGTTAGTCTCAATCCGGATAAAAAAGTTGAGAAACTCTCGATTGCCGATCGTCAACTGGTGGCCATCTGCCGCGCCATTGCCGCGCAGGCACGGCTGGTGATTATGGATGAACCGACAGCCTCACTGACACGCCAGGAGGTGGACGGCCTGCTGCGGGTAGTGAATGAGCTGAAAGCCGCTGACATCTGCGTAGTGTTCGTCAGCCACCGTCTGGACGAGGTGATGGAAGTGGCCGATCGTATCAGCGTGATGCGCGACGGCAAGCTGATCGGAACCTACCCGGCCAGTGAACTGGACAGCCACGAACTGGCTTTCCTGATGACTGGCCAGCGTTTCCATTACAGCCCGTTACCCGCCCGCGCTTCCCAACAAAACCGCCCACGGCTTGAGGTATGCAACCTCAGCCGACGTGGCAAGTTCCACAATATCAATCTGGCACTACACGGCGGTGAAATTGTTTCCATCGTCGGTCTGCTGGGAGCAGGGCGTACCGAACTGTGCCTGAGCCTGTTTGGTATGACGCGACCAGACAGCGGTGAAATCAAGATTGATGGCCAACCCGTGCAGTTGCACAACAACCGCGAAGCAATCAAACACGGTATCGGCTATGTCTCTGAGGATCGTTTGACTCAAGGGTTGATCATGGATCAGTCGATCTACGACAACACTATCGTGACGGTATTCGATCAATTACATACGCCGCTTGGCCTACTGGATCATCAGAAAGCGCAGGATCGGGTGAAAAAGCTGATCCGCGATCTCAATATCAAGGTTTCCGACAGCGCGCTGCCCGTCAAAACGCTTTCTGGCGGTAACGCCCAGCGGATCGCCATCGCCAAATGGGTTGCTACGCAACCGAAAATCCTGATCCTCGACTCGCCCACGGTGGGGGTGGATATCGCCAATAAAGAGGGGATTTATCAGATCGCCAAAGATCTGGCCGAACTTGGCATGGCGGTGTTGATGATCTGCGATGAAATCCCGGAAGCCTATTACAACAGCCATCGGGTGATCGTCATGCGCAAAGGCGAACTGATCGCCGAATTCTCGCCGCATCACAATACCGAACAACAAATCGCCGAGGTGGTGAATGGATAA
- the uspA gene encoding universal stress protein UspA: MAYKHILIAVDLSPESKILVEKAVSMARPYNAKVSLIHVDVNYSDLYTGLIDVNLGDMQKRISEETHHALTELSQNAGYPITETLSGSGDLAQVLVDAIKKYDMDLVLCGHHQDFWSKLMSSARQLINTVHIDMLIVPLRDEEEK, from the coding sequence ATGGCTTACAAACACATACTGATCGCGGTTGACCTATCACCGGAAAGCAAGATCCTGGTTGAGAAAGCCGTATCAATGGCGCGGCCGTACAATGCCAAAGTCTCCCTGATCCACGTTGATGTTAACTATTCTGATCTGTATACCGGCCTGATCGATGTCAATCTTGGCGATATGCAAAAACGTATCTCTGAAGAAACTCACCATGCTTTAACGGAACTGTCGCAAAACGCAGGCTACCCGATTACCGAAACCCTGAGCGGCAGTGGCGATCTGGCACAGGTTCTGGTTGATGCCATCAAGAAATACGACATGGACCTGGTATTATGCGGGCACCATCAGGATTTCTGGAGCAAGCTGATGTCCTCTGCTCGTCAGTTAATCAACACTGTGCACATCGATATGCTGATTGTGCCACTGCGTGATGAAGAAGAAAAGTAA
- the gdhA gene encoding NADP-specific glutamate dehydrogenase gives MEQAVSLESFLKSLQRHNAHQPEYLQAVREVFTSLWPFIERNPHYRDHALLERLVEPERIIQFRVSWVDDQGRVQVNRAYRIQFNSAIGPYKGGMRFHPSVNTSILKFLGFEQTFKNALTTLPMGGGKGGSDFDPKGKSQGEIMRFCQALMTELYRHLGPDTDVPAGDIGVGGREVGFMAGMMKKLSNNTGCVFTGKGLSFGGSLIRPEATGYGLVYFTDSMLQRHGLGFEGMRVAVSGSGNVAQYTIEKALELDARVITVSDSGGTVVDEAGFTTEKLAHLAEIKNQRYGRVADYARERGLTYLAGEQPWNVPVDIALPCATQNELDLEAAQVLIRNGVKAVAEGANMPTTIQATDAFLEAGVLFAPGKAANAGGVATSGLEMAQNAARLNWRAEKVDIRLRHIMSDIHQACVEYGGEGKQTHYVHGANIAGFVKVADAMLAQGVL, from the coding sequence ATGGAACAAGCTGTATCGCTAGAATCCTTTCTAAAATCACTACAACGTCATAATGCACACCAACCAGAATATCTGCAGGCAGTCCGGGAAGTTTTTACCTCGCTATGGCCATTCATTGAACGTAATCCACATTATCGTGACCATGCACTCCTGGAGCGCCTGGTGGAACCTGAACGTATCATTCAGTTCCGCGTCAGTTGGGTCGACGATCAGGGACGGGTTCAGGTAAACCGCGCCTATCGTATCCAGTTCAACTCTGCGATTGGGCCGTACAAAGGCGGCATGCGTTTCCATCCTTCGGTTAACACCTCTATTCTGAAGTTTCTTGGCTTTGAGCAGACGTTCAAAAATGCCCTGACCACACTGCCAATGGGCGGTGGTAAAGGCGGTTCGGACTTTGATCCGAAAGGCAAAAGCCAGGGTGAAATCATGCGTTTCTGTCAGGCATTGATGACCGAACTTTATCGTCACCTCGGCCCGGATACCGACGTGCCAGCCGGAGATATCGGCGTAGGCGGCCGTGAAGTCGGCTTTATGGCTGGCATGATGAAGAAACTTTCCAACAACACCGGCTGCGTGTTTACCGGCAAAGGTTTGTCGTTTGGCGGCAGCCTGATCCGCCCGGAAGCGACGGGTTACGGCCTGGTTTACTTCACTGATTCGATGCTACAACGCCACGGTTTAGGCTTTGAAGGGATGCGTGTTGCGGTATCGGGTTCAGGCAACGTCGCGCAGTACACCATTGAGAAGGCGCTGGAGCTGGATGCCCGGGTGATCACTGTTTCAGATTCTGGCGGTACCGTCGTTGACGAGGCGGGTTTCACTACCGAAAAACTGGCTCATCTGGCAGAGATCAAAAACCAGCGTTATGGTCGAGTGGCCGATTATGCTCGTGAACGTGGCCTGACCTATCTGGCAGGCGAGCAACCGTGGAACGTACCGGTCGATATTGCCTTGCCGTGCGCCACTCAGAACGAACTGGATCTTGAAGCCGCACAGGTGCTGATCCGTAACGGGGTAAAAGCCGTGGCAGAAGGGGCGAATATGCCGACCACCATTCAAGCCACAGATGCTTTCCTTGAGGCTGGTGTCCTGTTCGCGCCAGGTAAAGCTGCCAACGCCGGTGGCGTAGCAACTTCCGGGTTAGAGATGGCGCAAAACGCAGCGCGCCTGAACTGGAGAGCCGAGAAAGTAGATATCCGTTTACGCCATATCATGTCGGACATCCATCAGGCCTGTGTTGAATACGGTGGCGAAGGCAAGCAAACGCACTATGTACATGGTGCCAACATTGCTGGATTCGTCAAAGTTGCGGATGCGATGCTGGCTCAGGGCGTGCTCTAA
- the pitA gene encoding inorganic phosphate transporter PitA, translated as MLHLFAGLDFHTGLMLILALLFVLFYEAINGFHDTANAVATVIYTRAMRSQLAVVMAGLFNFLGVMLGGLSVAYAIVHLLPTDLLLNVSSAHGLAMVFSMLLAAIIWNLGTWYFGLPASSSHTLIGAIIGVGLTNALVTSTSVVDALNVPKMISIFLSLIFSPLVGMMVAGLMVFVLRRYWSNTKKRQRIHMTPAEREKVDGKRKPPFWTRIALILSAIGVSFSHGANDGQKGIGLIMLVLIGVAPAGFVLNMNANGYDITRTRDAVAHLQQFYQQHGESLDHVIKQTPLLPTPEEAPPEPNQPVEFHCDSSRAMIAVERSLGLLNNLQSYDQLTVEQRSQLRRLLMCVTDTADKVAKLPETSADDQRFLKNLRSDLLQTVEYAPIWIIVAVALALSLGTMVGWRRVATTIGEKIGKKGMTYAQGVSAQMTAALSIGVASYTGMPVSTTHVLSSAVAGTMIVDGGGVQSKTVKNILMAWVLTLPVSIVLSGGLYWLALKVI; from the coding sequence ATGCTGCATTTGTTCGCTGGCCTGGATTTCCATACCGGCCTGATGTTAATTCTCGCATTGTTGTTCGTATTGTTTTATGAAGCCATTAATGGTTTCCATGATACGGCCAATGCGGTTGCTACTGTCATTTATACCCGTGCTATGCGCTCGCAACTTGCGGTCGTCATGGCGGGCTTGTTCAACTTTCTTGGCGTCATGCTCGGTGGTCTGAGTGTTGCCTACGCCATTGTTCATCTGTTGCCAACCGATCTGTTGTTGAACGTCAGTTCAGCGCACGGATTAGCCATGGTCTTTTCCATGTTGCTGGCAGCAATTATCTGGAACCTCGGCACCTGGTATTTTGGCTTGCCGGCCTCCAGTTCCCACACGTTGATTGGCGCCATCATCGGTGTCGGCCTGACTAACGCGCTGGTCACCAGCACGTCCGTTGTCGATGCGCTGAATGTGCCAAAAATGATCAGCATCTTCCTGTCATTAATCTTCTCGCCACTGGTCGGGATGATGGTTGCCGGGCTGATGGTGTTTGTGCTGCGTCGTTATTGGAGCAATACCAAGAAACGCCAACGCATTCATATGACACCGGCAGAGCGTGAGAAAGTCGATGGCAAACGTAAGCCGCCGTTCTGGACACGTATTGCACTGATCCTTTCCGCTATCGGTGTCAGCTTCTCGCATGGTGCAAATGACGGCCAGAAAGGTATCGGCCTGATTATGCTGGTGCTGATCGGTGTTGCGCCCGCAGGCTTCGTGCTCAATATGAACGCGAACGGTTATGACATCACCCGTACGCGTGATGCCGTCGCTCACCTGCAGCAATTCTATCAACAGCATGGCGAATCGCTTGATCATGTCATCAAGCAGACCCCGTTGTTACCGACGCCTGAAGAGGCACCTCCTGAGCCCAATCAACCTGTCGAGTTCCACTGCGACAGTTCGCGTGCCATGATCGCCGTAGAGCGCTCTCTGGGCTTGCTGAATAATCTGCAAAGCTATGACCAACTGACGGTGGAACAACGCAGCCAGCTACGCCGCCTGCTGATGTGCGTAACCGATACGGCAGATAAAGTGGCCAAGCTGCCGGAAACGTCAGCAGACGATCAGCGCTTCCTGAAGAACCTGCGCTCGGATCTCCTGCAAACCGTTGAGTATGCCCCAATCTGGATTATCGTGGCGGTCGCCTTGGCCCTGTCTCTCGGTACGATGGTTGGCTGGAGACGTGTTGCCACGACCATTGGTGAAAAAATCGGTAAGAAAGGCATGACCTACGCTCAAGGTGTGTCAGCGCAGATGACTGCCGCACTGTCGATTGGCGTGGCCAGCTACACCGGTATGCCGGTTTCCACTACTCATGTGCTCTCTTCGGCCGTTGCCGGGACGATGATCGTGGACGGTGGCGGGGTACAAAGTAAAACCGTGAAGAACATTCTGATGGCGTGGGTTTTAACCCTGCCTGTCTCGATTGTGCTTTCCGGCGGCCTTTACTGGCTGGCACTGAAAGTGATTTAA